In Ahaetulla prasina isolate Xishuangbanna chromosome 6, ASM2864084v1, whole genome shotgun sequence, a single window of DNA contains:
- the TEX36 gene encoding testis-expressed protein 36 codes for MPKGRRANPSTTRDGIWFKQCENLQIYPESLTATMQKQIFNIDANCQTGKNVPLMYKEREKGLGVRKFQDKRQHCSQNYYFLAHEQIPSSNAYHSVYQSSFVQYPDIKHSILGRFPKSHIDKSIALHSAPKNDYMWFSKFYTGSNDIAPTEATKSSEPENLSTAEEEVK; via the exons ATGCCGAAAGGGAGGCGGGCCAATCCAAGCACCACCCGGGACGGTATCTGG TTCAAACAGTGTGAAAACCTGCAAATATATCCAGAATCTCTTACAGCTACAATGCAAAAGCAGATATTTAATATAGATGCCAATTGTCAAACTGGAAAAAATGTGCCACTGATGTACAAAGAACGTGAGAAA GGACTAGGAGTAAGAAAATTTCAAGACAAGCGTCAACACTGTTCGCAAAACTACTATTTTTTAGCCCATGAGCAAATTCCTAGCAGCAATGCCTACCATTCTGTTTATCAGAGTTCATTTGTCCAATATCCAGATATTAAACATTCCATTCTAGGTCGCTTTCCTAAAAGCCATATTGATAAAAGCATTGCTCTACATTCTGCACCTAAGAATGATTACATGTGGTTTTCAAAATTTTACACTGGTTCTAATGATATAGCACCTACAGAAGCTACTAAAAGCTCAGAACCTGAAAATCTTTCAACTGCTGAAGAAGAAGTAAAATAA